The following are encoded together in the Clostridium sp. BJN0013 genome:
- a CDS encoding NAD(P)/FAD-dependent oxidoreductase, with protein sequence MKEKYDVVIIGAGPAGIFAALEITKLNKDLSVLIIDKGRSIEKRKCPARINGKCINCSPCGITSGWSGAGAFSDGKLSLSPEVGGRILEYFSEDKCMELIKYCDDIYLNFGANKTVYGLNNEKVDKIKYEASKYNIRLIECAVRHLGTELAYEVLKKMYYYILNNTNTEFSELTEVEDILVQDNVAAGVLVKNKQGEKRISAKYVIVAPGRGGAEWFSIQSKKLNLKTTNNAVDIGVRVEVPNSIMDHLTKDLYEAKLVYYSDTFDNKVRTFCMNPGGVVSEEHYDGTIAVVNGHSYSEKELRTENTNFAMLVSTSFTEPFNQPITYGKYIAKLGNMLTGDGIMVQRLGDLLNGRRTDYSRLRKSTTIPTLKSAVPGDLSFVLPQRYLTSIVEALKAFNNIAPGLYSKNTLLYGVEVKFYSSKFETNDKFETSIKNLYAIGDGAGITRGLMQASVTGVVVARDIVDK encoded by the coding sequence TTGAAGGAAAAATATGATGTTGTAATAATTGGAGCAGGCCCAGCAGGAATATTTGCTGCCCTGGAGATTACAAAATTGAATAAGGATTTAAGCGTATTGATAATTGATAAAGGTAGAAGTATAGAAAAAAGAAAATGTCCCGCAAGAATAAATGGAAAATGCATAAATTGTAGTCCTTGTGGTATCACTTCTGGCTGGTCAGGCGCGGGAGCTTTTTCAGATGGAAAACTTTCCTTGAGCCCAGAAGTGGGAGGGAGAATATTAGAGTATTTTTCAGAAGATAAGTGCATGGAATTAATAAAATATTGTGATGATATATATTTAAATTTTGGTGCTAATAAAACTGTATACGGATTAAACAATGAAAAAGTAGATAAAATAAAATATGAAGCAAGTAAATATAATATTCGTCTTATAGAATGTGCTGTAAGACACTTAGGAACAGAGCTGGCTTATGAAGTATTAAAGAAAATGTATTACTATATTTTAAATAATACAAATACAGAATTTAGTGAACTTACGGAAGTAGAGGATATATTAGTACAAGATAATGTAGCGGCAGGAGTTTTAGTTAAAAATAAGCAAGGAGAAAAAAGGATTTCAGCGAAATATGTAATAGTTGCACCGGGTAGAGGTGGAGCGGAATGGTTTTCAATTCAATCTAAAAAATTAAACTTGAAAACTACAAATAATGCTGTAGATATAGGGGTAAGAGTAGAAGTACCTAATTCCATAATGGATCATCTAACTAAAGATTTATATGAGGCAAAGCTTGTTTACTATTCAGATACCTTTGATAATAAAGTTAGGACTTTTTGCATGAATCCAGGTGGTGTTGTATCTGAGGAACATTATGATGGCACTATAGCGGTTGTAAATGGTCATAGCTATTCAGAAAAGGAATTGAGAACGGAAAATACAAATTTTGCTATGTTGGTTTCTACTTCTTTTACAGAACCGTTTAATCAACCTATAACTTATGGTAAATATATTGCAAAGCTTGGTAATATGCTTACTGGAGATGGCATAATGGTTCAAAGATTGGGAGATTTATTAAATGGTAGAAGAACTGATTATTCCAGACTTAGAAAGTCTACTACTATACCAACTCTGAAATCAGCAGTACCAGGGGATTTAAGTTTTGTTCTACCTCAAAGATATTTGACTTCTATAGTTGAAGCATTAAAAGCCTTTAATAATATTGCACCGGGGCTTTACAGCAAAAATACATTACTTTATGGTGTAGAAGTTAAATTTTATTCAAGTAAATTTGAAACTAATGATAAATTTGAAACGTCTATAAAAAATTTATATGCTATAGGAGATGGAGCTGGTATTACAAGGGGACTTATGCAAGCTTCTGTAACTGGTGTAGTAGTTGCCAGGGATATAGTTGATAAATAA
- a CDS encoding citrate/2-methylcitrate synthase — MDNVDLEKFERNLSKKLKNSIDPELYNKYQVKRGLRDADGRGVLVGLTEIGEVHSYIIDENEVIPIPGSLMYRGINIQHIVNGFLKDDRFGFEEVCYLLLFGELPDKKELNEFTELISKYRNLPEDFVRDMILKMPSKNIMNSMARSVLALYSIDDNADSTSIDNVLKQCIRLIACFPLIGVYGYHAFSHYHKNKSLIIHSSEPHLSTAENILHMLRNDCKYTKLEARLLDLALVLHAEHGGGNNSSFVTHVVTSSGSDTYSVIAAALGSLKGPRHGGANLKVVEMFSDMKENLRDWDDDEEIENYLTKLLNKEAFDRSGLIYGIGHAVYSISDPRAVIFKKHVEKLAKEKGLEDEYRLYAKVEHIASRLMKNLSKVNKNVSANVDFYSGFVYRMLDIPIEMYTPIFAISRIVGWSAHRIEEIINNGKIVRPAFKCVSRRRNYISLEDR, encoded by the coding sequence ATGGATAATGTGGATTTAGAAAAATTTGAGCGAAATCTATCTAAAAAGTTAAAGAATTCTATTGATCCGGAATTATATAATAAATATCAAGTTAAACGTGGTCTTAGAGATGCAGATGGTAGGGGAGTACTTGTAGGATTAACAGAAATTGGAGAAGTCCATTCATACATTATAGATGAAAATGAAGTTATTCCCATTCCTGGCAGTTTAATGTATAGAGGTATTAATATACAACATATTGTCAATGGTTTTTTAAAAGATGATCGTTTTGGTTTTGAAGAAGTTTGTTATTTATTGCTTTTTGGTGAGCTGCCTGATAAGAAAGAACTTAATGAATTTACAGAACTTATTTCAAAGTATAGGAATTTACCTGAGGATTTTGTTCGTGATATGATATTGAAAATGCCAAGTAAAAATATAATGAATTCAATGGCAAGAAGTGTACTGGCTCTTTACAGTATTGATGATAATGCAGATAGTACTTCCATAGATAATGTATTGAAACAGTGTATTAGACTTATAGCTTGTTTCCCTTTAATTGGTGTTTATGGATACCATGCTTTTTCTCATTATCATAAAAATAAGAGTCTTATTATTCACAGTTCTGAACCACATTTAAGTACTGCTGAAAATATTTTGCATATGCTTAGAAATGACTGTAAATATACTAAACTTGAAGCTAGGCTCTTAGATCTTGCCTTAGTACTTCATGCTGAACATGGAGGAGGTAATAATTCTTCTTTTGTTACCCATGTTGTAACATCTTCAGGTTCAGATACTTATTCAGTAATTGCAGCAGCTCTTGGCTCTTTAAAAGGACCAAGACATGGAGGGGCAAATCTTAAAGTAGTTGAGATGTTTAGTGATATGAAAGAGAATTTAAGGGATTGGGATGATGATGAAGAAATTGAAAATTATCTTACCAAATTGCTTAACAAGGAAGCATTTGACAGGTCTGGTCTTATTTATGGAATAGGACATGCTGTATATTCTATTTCAGATCCAAGAGCGGTTATTTTTAAAAAGCATGTAGAAAAGCTTGCTAAGGAAAAAGGTTTAGAAGATGAATATAGACTTTATGCAAAAGTAGAACATATAGCATCTAGGCTAATGAAAAATCTGTCAAAGGTTAATAAAAATGTCAGTGCAAATGTTGACTTTTATTCTGGTTTTGTATATAGAATGCTTGACATACCAATTGAAATGTATACACCTATTTTTGCTATTTCAAGAATAGTAGGTTGGAGTGCACATCGTATTGAAGAAATTATAAATAATGGTAAAATTGTCAGACCCGCTTTTAAATGTGTTTCTAGAAGACGAAATTATATTTCTTTAGAGGATAGGTAG
- a CDS encoding TraR/DksA C4-type zinc finger protein: protein MDDKLLKNLKYKLESQKNEAYNLLKQMEKNETIKSNTEMSAELSFYDNHPADSASSIYDKERGMAFEKNEKIIIRKIEDALKNIENGTYGICKKCGKNISESRLESIPYAEYCIDCQRTIDNMKPAEKRNRPVEEDVIEHTLDLGYDSQTEFDAEDSYQSVGKFNRRKNTIEEYEDEDEEYVEPIEKISNEQYKNQLY, encoded by the coding sequence ATGGATGATAAATTGCTAAAAAATCTAAAATACAAATTAGAATCACAGAAGAATGAAGCGTATAATTTATTGAAACAAATGGAAAAAAATGAAACCATAAAATCCAATACTGAAATGTCTGCAGAATTATCTTTTTATGACAATCATCCTGCAGATAGTGCTAGTAGTATATATGATAAAGAAAGAGGAATGGCGTTTGAAAAAAATGAAAAAATTATTATAAGAAAAATAGAGGATGCTTTAAAAAATATAGAAAATGGGACTTATGGCATATGTAAAAAATGTGGAAAAAATATAAGCGAAAGTAGGTTAGAATCTATTCCCTACGCTGAGTATTGTATTGATTGTCAAAGAACTATTGACAATATGAAACCTGCGGAAAAAAGAAATAGACCTGTAGAAGAAGATGTTATTGAACATACTCTTGATTTAGGGTATGATAGCCAAACAGAATTTGATGCAGAAGATAGCTACCAATCGGTGGGAAAATTTAATAGAAGAAAAAATACAATTGAAGAATACGAGGACGAAGATGAAGAATATGTTGAGCCTATAGAAAAAATAAGTAACGAACAGTATAAAAATCAATTATACTAG
- a CDS encoding EcsC family protein, whose protein sequence is MNSYESKVLKELLVWQKEMTQNSSFTNNFTKGIQKKLNGIIPEKANVIITGSIKNMVKIVIFTCKYISKNPLHSLSLKNRENLVREKIESYRKAAMLSGAGTGAGGILLSLADFPILLSLKIKFLFDVAGIYGFDLKNYKERLYILYIFQIAFSSQKRRNEIYDIISHWKDHSKSLPMNKDDFDWRTFQQEYRDYIDIAKMLQMVPGIGAVVGAYANYKLMDKLGNTAMNAYRLRILDHVVN, encoded by the coding sequence ATGAATTCATATGAAAGTAAAGTTTTAAAAGAATTATTAGTTTGGCAGAAGGAAATGACCCAAAATTCCAGTTTCACAAATAATTTTACTAAGGGTATCCAGAAAAAATTAAATGGTATTATTCCGGAAAAAGCTAATGTCATAATTACTGGATCCATAAAAAATATGGTTAAAATAGTAATATTTACTTGCAAGTATATTTCAAAAAATCCACTTCACAGCTTAAGTTTAAAAAATAGAGAAAATCTAGTAAGGGAAAAAATAGAATCTTACAGAAAAGCTGCAATGTTAAGTGGAGCAGGAACTGGAGCAGGGGGTATTCTTTTAAGTTTAGCAGATTTTCCGATACTTTTAAGTTTAAAGATAAAATTTTTATTTGATGTAGCAGGAATTTATGGTTTTGATTTAAAAAATTATAAGGAAAGGTTATATATTTTATATATATTTCAAATAGCATTCTCAAGTCAAAAGAGAAGAAATGAAATTTATGATATTATATCACATTGGAAAGATCATTCTAAATCTCTTCCAATGAATAAAGATGATTTTGACTGGAGAACTTTCCAGCAGGAATATAGAGACTATATCGATATTGCAAAAATGCTTCAAATGGTACCGGGAATTGGTGCAGTAGTGGGCGCTTATGCCAATTACAAGCTCATGGATAAACTAGGAAACACTGCTATGAATGCATATAGACTTAGGATTTTAGACCATGTTGTTAATTGA
- a CDS encoding M18 family aminopeptidase, with translation MENYEIQEAEELINYIYESPTAFHAVKNAVDLLKKSGFTEIKEENSWNFKKSGKYFITKNDSALIAFAVGNGELEKNGFRVIGAHTDSPCFKIKPNADINVENNYIKINTEVYGGPILNTWMDRPLAMAGRVVLKSKDPFYPHTKLINIAKPLMIIPNLAIHMNRDVNSGIKLSKQKHMLPLLALINDEFKSKYYLTEIICKELSVVKEDILDFDLFLYEFGKGTIMGANREFISSSRLDDLSMVYSGIKSISDAKVKSSTNIMVCFDNEEVGSTTKQGANSPMLLSLLERIAFNLGKNKDEFYRSISKSFMVSCDLGHALHPNYVEKSDPANRPIINKGPIIKISASQNYTTDGMSGAIYKNICNKANIPVQIFVNHSDERGGSTIGPISSSHINMTCVDMGIPILSMHSIRELAGVKDYVYAMNSFKTFYNLN, from the coding sequence ATGGAAAATTATGAAATTCAAGAAGCAGAAGAGCTTATAAATTATATTTACGAAAGTCCTACCGCATTTCATGCAGTAAAAAATGCTGTAGATCTGCTTAAAAAATCAGGATTTACTGAAATTAAAGAGGAGAATTCATGGAATTTTAAAAAAAGTGGAAAATATTTTATAACTAAGAATGATTCTGCACTTATAGCTTTTGCAGTGGGAAATGGAGAACTAGAAAAGAATGGATTTCGAGTAATAGGAGCTCACACTGATTCCCCCTGCTTTAAAATAAAACCCAATGCAGACATAAATGTAGAAAATAATTATATAAAAATAAACACAGAAGTATATGGTGGCCCTATACTAAATACATGGATGGATAGACCTCTTGCAATGGCAGGTAGAGTTGTATTAAAAAGTAAAGATCCTTTTTATCCACATACTAAGCTAATAAATATAGCTAAACCCCTTATGATAATACCTAATCTAGCCATACATATGAATAGAGATGTAAATTCAGGTATTAAATTAAGTAAACAAAAGCATATGCTTCCTCTTTTAGCCCTTATAAATGATGAGTTTAAAAGCAAATATTATCTCACTGAAATTATATGTAAAGAATTATCTGTAGTTAAAGAAGACATTCTTGATTTTGACTTATTTTTATATGAATTTGGGAAGGGGACTATAATGGGGGCTAATAGAGAGTTTATATCTTCCAGTAGATTAGACGATTTGAGTATGGTATATTCAGGTATAAAATCCATTTCAGATGCTAAAGTCAAAAGTAGCACAAATATAATGGTATGTTTCGATAACGAAGAAGTTGGAAGTACTACAAAACAGGGTGCAAATTCTCCCATGCTATTATCTTTATTAGAAAGAATAGCTTTTAATTTAGGTAAGAATAAAGATGAATTTTATAGGTCTATATCAAAATCTTTTATGGTATCCTGTGACCTGGGGCATGCACTTCATCCAAACTATGTAGAAAAGTCAGATCCGGCAAATAGACCTATTATAAACAAAGGACCTATTATAAAAATAAGTGCCAGTCAAAATTATACTACAGACGGCATGTCCGGTGCTATATACAAAAACATATGTAATAAGGCTAATATTCCAGTTCAAATATTTGTAAATCATTCAGATGAAAGAGGTGGTTCAACTATAGGTCCCATTTCCTCCAGTCATATTAATATGACATGTGTAGACATGGGTATTCCTATATTATCCATGCATTCTATAAGAGAATTAGCAGGGGTAAAAGATTATGTATATGCAATGAATTCTTTTAAGACATTTTATAATTTAAATTAA